From Virgibacillus ihumii, the proteins below share one genomic window:
- a CDS encoding M14 family zinc carboxypeptidase → MRKFALICCTALLSVGMLVPAYGLTANAQAAPSVTKKPPISGFISHDELTKRLNQIEKSSQGNISVDVAGYSNQGREIFKATIGSGDKVVLIQSEIHGNEKVNTKALLKMIKQLGSNKPSMKQLRKDLTIVAMPMINPDATELNRRGNEMTWEEVVNAFPVLESAEPSWNYYTYKNQYWDYESNPGFDVNRDFNPNLNYTPQPEDFPGASDQPGWYITPESQTVRDVYKDLQDQFGTVDVFVDLHHQGEYVIEGTDDPVTLSLSGVFVPHPDTEEGEKYREYADQYDVEFSKQLNVAAYDTLQQMGNSPFGNISLYPQNLDLPGTALGSFALNGSGTVLFEVTGQTQDFGQKKMGQLQKAVETGLYGILNSVATGEVHNIDAERYNDIPLTER, encoded by the coding sequence ATGAGGAAATTTGCTTTGATTTGTTGTACTGCATTGCTAAGTGTGGGGATGTTGGTTCCCGCATATGGTTTGACCGCAAATGCTCAAGCTGCTCCCAGTGTGACGAAAAAGCCGCCAATATCCGGGTTTATAAGCCATGATGAGCTGACTAAGAGGTTAAATCAAATTGAAAAATCAAGTCAGGGAAATATCTCAGTCGATGTGGCCGGTTATTCCAACCAAGGCCGAGAAATTTTCAAAGCAACTATTGGCTCAGGTGATAAAGTTGTACTTATTCAAAGCGAGATTCACGGGAATGAAAAAGTTAATACAAAAGCGCTGTTAAAAATGATTAAACAATTGGGTTCCAATAAACCCAGCATGAAACAGTTGAGAAAGGATTTAACAATTGTTGCCATGCCAATGATTAATCCTGATGCAACTGAACTAAACCGCCGTGGTAATGAAATGACATGGGAAGAAGTTGTGAATGCATTTCCGGTACTGGAATCAGCCGAACCTTCTTGGAATTATTACACGTACAAAAATCAATATTGGGATTATGAATCAAATCCAGGTTTTGATGTGAACAGGGATTTTAACCCTAATCTGAATTACACACCACAACCTGAGGATTTTCCGGGTGCGTCTGATCAGCCGGGCTGGTATATTACGCCTGAATCACAAACAGTCCGCGATGTGTATAAAGATTTGCAGGATCAATTCGGCACTGTTGATGTGTTCGTCGACTTGCATCACCAGGGTGAATATGTCATTGAAGGAACAGATGATCCGGTAACACTTTCACTTTCCGGGGTTTTCGTTCCGCATCCTGATACAGAAGAGGGAGAAAAATATCGCGAATATGCTGACCAATATGATGTGGAATTTTCCAAGCAATTGAATGTTGCCGCTTATGATACCCTGCAACAAATGGGGAATTCCCCATTCGGAAATATTTCCTTATATCCGCAAAACTTGGATTTACCTGGTACAGCACTTGGTTCCTTTGCATTAAATGGGAGTGGGACTGTTTTATTTGAAGTCACTGGGCAAACACAGGATTTCGGTCAAAAGAAAATGGGTCAGCTGCAAAAAGCTGTTGAAACAGGTTTATATGGTATTTTGAACAGCGTTGCCACAGGGGAGGTTCATAATATAGATGCTGAGAGATATAATGATATACCTTTGACAGAAAGGTAG